GGAGTGTGGGGCCAATCGATGTGGCTGACAAACAACAGTTTGTCTGGCAGTAGAGATACACAAAAAAGGCGGCTGTAGCTTGCTGTTCCCCTCAGAAGGCAATCAGGTCCTGTGACTCACAAAATCAAATACCAAACAAGAAGTAGGCTAATTGGGCCATTATCTGTGTTCTCAGATAGGACTCatcaagagaaaataaacacacaaaaaaaaaatcaaatcatcaaatcaaGTCATATTCAGTAAAACATAAttgcacttttaatttattgaacTCAGAGGCTACATACACAGGGGTTTTACTGTCTTCTTTCAGGTGTGACTGGTGAGGCAGGCTGCGGTATCAATCATTTGCagcttgttttttaaattgaattaaaatgcaTGTCCGTCCAAATCccaaaaagtgtttgttttcattgtggAATTGAAGCAATAATTTCCTGTGCCAGCGTTCCTGCTTGTGTTTATGTCTTGGTCCATTTAACCAAGGTgtgaatataaacacacatttttttttttttgcatcctaaatgaacttttaaatgaattaaaatgagcCTGCGTTGATTGAATTTCTCagaactgttttcttttgttggaGAGGTAATCATCACAAACATGCTGCTGTTCACATTAATGAAAAGTCTTTATACACCATTCAGATGACTCAAATGTGGCAACACTCCTCTCTGACCTGAGTCTAAATGAATGGATTTCAATTCATGCGTGAGACCGGGAGGACCACACTTGGCATGCTGTTTGTGGTGATCCCAGCGTTTTGCCCTTTTAGTAGACAAACTGAGTGAAAAGAGTGAAAggtgatttattgttttctctcttcttgtcattttatctttgggctcacaaaaaaaaatcaagccaGACATCCATTACTCAGAGATAAACAGTAGCTCTGCTTTCCATTAAACCTTCTCTGATAActcctttttgttttgcagtaCGTGACTGACTGCATGCTGGAATATATTAATTTGTGTTAAAGACTGTAATATGGAAGGCTGGAGACAAACTCAAGCACACTTAATACATGCTCAAAGTAAAGTTTTCTACATCTGGctggttttctttgtcactaaaaataaaattgcaaCACTGCTTAAAAATTGGAGTAATGACAACTCAGAATGTTCATTTTTTACCAGTTGTTAGCAGAGCTGTTAAAACAATATATCACATTCTTAAAGCAGAAGGGGAACCAAAAAGAGAGACATCAAGCCAAacactcattaaaacaaaacaaagagagcgCTGAGGGTGTTGTTAAAGAGTTTTAATCAAGCAATAATCCAAAAGCTGACAACAGGATCAGGTTAGGAACAGGTCAGCGGTCACAACAGTTCACAACAGACGGTTACAAGTATCCACTGTAAAATTGAAGGCGTTACAAAACAGGGATCAGCAGAGATCCACTGCTGGTTCAAACAAACTCTCTGACTGGGTCAAAGACAGGTGAACCTGAGGTGAGCAAACTGATGTGAGGGAGGAcctccccccgcccccctccctctccatcCAAGACACTGGGGTTAGAGTACAGTATCACATGAGTTTTGGTTTTGACTGTTCTGCTGAAGCCTGATTCATACACAGTAATCACTCCTGTATCGCATTATATGACTTGTCTGCCAttcaacaaatgaaaatatacaaattaagACTTGAAATATTCTCTGCTCTTTATGAGTCTTCATTTCTGCTTTAATGACTATTGTTCATGCAAACTTAATTTCCCCTCCAAATAGCACATGTTTATCCCTGTAATTTGAAATGATCAAAAACCTGTTAGCATTGAAATTCAGATTTCCTGCAGTAGTTTCATATCCTGAGAGTggagtttgtctttttttggtgTTGTCTCTCAACTTCTGAAACAGCTCTTATGTactgtttaaacattttctcaaaGCCCATACTCAGGCCTGGAttgaaaattatgtaaataaatgagacaAGGGACAAAAAAAGCCCAAGATATCAGTTTGTAAATGGCTCCACACCTGCCAAATATTAAAACAGTTCAGCTTTACTCAAATAAGCATGCATATTTACATGTAAGacccaacaaaaaacactgacacaaagtATCCCACTAATACTGCCGCCTTTAAGTCAAAGTATACATTAAGTACGTCTGTGGAGCATCTGtgcacacagacaggcagggcGGATCAGAAATGAAGCTGAACAATATCTGTCTTATGTAGAATTCTTTATGGGAATAAAAAGCCTTTGCAGCAGAAAGTGCAAGTTGTTTTTGGCTAGAGGCAACGGAGGTGGGGCGAACCTGTCTGTCATTTACTTGAGATGTGAACACTCATCATCTGAAGGCAAACCCTTGgtgaatacataaatatatatttgtacaactgttttttttgttttttttttagtaaactTGTCATCAATATGGAgagcatttacattttatggcataaggaaaaagaaaatcaaacaaatactgCAGCAAATCACTCCCTCGCCTCATGTTAAATGATAGCTTCACAATTTGTTCTGTTGACATTTTCCCTGAACATCTCATGAGTATAATTTTAACCAAAGCAAAACAATATCTGATCAGCAGAACAGGCTAAAGCACATATATAAAATCATTTCCATCCTGGATCTTTCACTGAACACCTTTTCATAGTTGACGTAAGGCATGGGGAAATGCATATTTTCATGCTGTTCAGTGATTTCTTTGCAATTATCTTGCCAAAGCACTCTGATTAGCACTCTGCAGGGTTAGtggagctggaaaaaaaaagcttataatCAGAGAGGATGTTTTTGCCCAAAGGAATTTCCTAACTGTACCATAGTTTTCCTTAAAAACCATCATCAGTAATATCCATGGTTTGTAAAAACAAGTGTCCAAATGAACAGCCATGAATCTTGCTGGAAGATATACAGCAGCACTCTTTCTGACAGATTTACAACAGGCTTTGGGATTTAGCGTCAATACATTGCAGCAGTGTTGTCAGGATAACCGAAACTCATTCAGCCCAGTGTTTTGAAAGCTTcaaattttcatttcatcactGCCTCCAGAGGGCATCACTGAGCACATGGCCCAGGGCCTGAAAATCAGTGGAACCAACAGAGCTGCTGTCTAGTTCCTAATAGCCGTGGCAACAGTGCCAAGCAGTCCATCATGTCTGGAACTGGATCCCAGTCTGCCTAAACTGGTGGACAATCTGGTGCCAGGAGCTACACATGGAACAATAGCAAAAATGGACACTAAACcaacattatttattcattttgtggACAACATGGGTCTGATCAGTGAGGTTGAGTGTCACACTAAGATGCTAACAGTCAAACTTCTGGTATCTTGACAACACTAAAGTGCAGAGTAATAAAATAGCACTGCAGGCTGAAATAATCACTCGTCTGCAAGATAAGATAAGCCTGTTCTTACTTTATAGACTCTTGTATATATTCCCAAACCAGGGATGATAATATGCTCCTAATCTAACatatcattacattttaaaatatttctctttGATCATACATACCATAATGTCATCATTAACTTGAAAGTGACTTAGCAGATTGCTGTACCGTGTGTGCAAACAGTAGTAGAGCACTTCCCTATGGCTGACTTATCACAGATGTTTAAATATTAGCCCAGAGACAGAGAAATCAAAGAAACTCACTCTCTGCAGAGTACCTAATGCCACTAAAATGCAAAATTATGTACCAGTATTACATCTTAATGATGCAGGCATAAAGTTCCCCATCTCtcacatcatcataatcatcattatcatttagGGACATAGCTGAACTGCAACACAGCTGTTCTTAACTCCAGTTTGACAAATGTTCCAATAAACAAACTGCACTACGGCAGCAAAGAGTGAACAAATCCACCATTCACTTATATTAGACTATATGTCACCTACAACAGATATAGAGAATAATGCTACTAATGTCAGTACcattcaaataaaagaaaaacagaacaatacGGGTATTAATTCTTAAATGATTCAAAGTCACAGCCTCTTtgtaacaaaaaataaaacaaaccccAGCCAAAGTCATTATCCGCTATCAATTCATAACCTGTTATGTCGGTTAACGTGAAACTTAAGACAATGTCAGACTTTGGTTCaccataaaaacaacagtaaaacacaaaactatTACAAATATTCTTACAGGATCTGTTAAAGAATCAGAAGTAAAAAGTGGTTCTGGGAGCGAATCAGCAGAATGAACTGAGATACTTGAGAAGGGTCGAGTTTTCACCTCGACCCTCCCTGCTTCCTCACCttgctcttcctcttcttgtcCCCTCCAAAGAACTTTCCAATCTGATCCAGGAGGCCGGGGTTCTTCTTCCTCCGGCCCAGTCCGAAGGCGGCCTGTGCAGAGCTGCTTGCAGATGCCATGGTAGTAGTAGTTTGGTAGTATATATTCGTATTTGTCAAATGTGGGGTTCTTGTCTCTCTTAAATAAGAGAGTGAAggacagaggagggaaaagagaaaagagaggagagggagggaaaaaaaaaagctagccTAGTCTAGGTCCTGTTCGGGGCTGTCCGACCCACACTCTGAAGCCGCTCCGCTGTGCTCCTGGATGGTCTGCAACTCGTCCGATTCAGAGGGTCGGTCTTTGAAGGTGTTGTCCTCTCGGCCCGGGGCATCTCGGGAGAAGAGGCGGACCAGGTGGGGGCGTGGTGTGGCGGCGTCAGGGTCAGCTGTGCTGGCAGAGGTCCAGGGTTGGCGGGGGCCCTCAGCGCCCGTGGAGTCAGTCACCACCGGCTTCTCCGAGACGCAGCCATTGTTCTGGTTCGCATCTGCCTCACCCAGGCCTGCGCAGAAACAACAAGGGTCATCTATGGGCTTGGGCCTGCATGGCACACAACAAACCACAGCAGCACAATGGGCTCTTTTGACGAGACTGTGCCCTTCCTGCTGCAGCAGAGACCAGCAGAGCtaacatttcacatttgaaCTGGAATGAACCTTACCCTATGAACGAGAAAAGGTGGAAATGTGAGACTAAAGGCACAAGCAATGGAAGATTGTTCACTGAACTCCTAAGCATCATGTCATCTCTGAGGTCACCTTCACTTTCACCATCTTGGGTGCAGACATTTGTGAAGCAAAACAATGCTGTAGCAGGTGAATCCCTGCTAAATCTCACTGGAACACAATGCATTAGAGTGCTCTACCTTGATGTATCACATTATTACAATCACAGGCAGGTtcaaacattttacacaagTAATTTCTGCAAGAACTAATcttaaaattaacaaaaatatgcATGCAGTACCATTGTAACAGTCAACCATGCACAGTGTATTAAATCCAATCTCCCTACAATCTcatggtttatttttcagttcaaTTATGATAAGACAAAAGTCACATGTTCCAGCATATTACTTCCAATGAGATGGAAGTACAGCTGTTCCCCTAGCATCCACTTTGACAGCTATCCATTAAGCTAGCCAGCTCCCACAGCAGAGGACAT
This sequence is a window from Thunnus thynnus chromosome 10, fThuThy2.1, whole genome shotgun sequence. Protein-coding genes within it:
- the LOC137191844 gene encoding LOW QUALITY PROTEIN: myelin basic protein-like (The sequence of the model RefSeq protein was modified relative to this genomic sequence to represent the inferred CDS: substituted 1 base at 1 genomic stop codon), whose amino-acid sequence is MGQHLGKRELPTDSKASSPEPEAEQRTATAAEPESQDEVFGLGEADANQNNGCVSEKPVVTDSTGAEGPRQPWTSASTADPDAATPRPHLVRLFSRDAPGREDNTFKDRPSESDELQTIQEHSGAASECGSDSPEQDLDXASFFFSLPLLSFLFSLLCPSLSYLRETRTPHLTNTNIYYQTTTTMASASSSAQAAFGLGRRKKNPGLLDQIGKFFGGDKKRKSKGSFRGALSPGPQKASATSPRKRGAENAVVHFFRTIVSPAPPKSRWRGLAAKIGLGNQKSQSKAKKASAGDGKGTLTRIFKMGSRSASPAKR